TATCTATATTTTTTACAAACAGCTTGCATTGTAGTCATTGATACAGGGACTGCTCCTAATCCAAATCCCATATGCCCAACTGCCATTACTGCTGCATCATAATTTTTCCCCAATAATCTAAATGTTAAGAAATAACAGAATACTACTATAAGTACTAATTGTGCTATCAGTAATACTACTAATGCTAATCCTAGTCCAGATAATTGCCATAATTTCATAGTTATAATTGACATAGAAACAAACAATGCCAATGAAAATTCTCCAACTATGTCAATTGATTCGTATAAAACGTCATGATTTCCTTCTTTTCTATCATAAATCAGTCTTATTACAATCCCTGCAAACATACAGCATACATGTATTGGCAGTGCCACTTTCCAACCAGTACTTTCTTGTATTGATTTAAGTCCTAATTCTATTAATTTACCTATTCCTATTGCAATACACATTAAAAATACAGCTTGAATAAGATTTGGCTTATCAACTAATATACTTCCTGTTCCTTCTACATCTATTTCATCCATTACTTGTTCATTTAATTTAGAATCTTCCAATTTGAATCTTTTTACTAAGAAATTTCCAAAAGGTCCACCAAGCATACAACCTGAGATTAATCCAAACGTAGCTGCTGCTATTGCAACTTCCATAGCTGCTGGTGCTCCTGCTTCAACTGCAATAGGGGCAAATGAGGCTGCATTTCCATGTCCACCTGTCATTGGTATGCTTCCAGTCATCATTGAAATTAGTGGATCTATATTCATAAACTTACCAATCATTAATGCTATCCCATTTTGAAAAGTTGCTAAAACTGCTGCTAGAATTGCAAATATCAGAACTAACTTTCCACCTTTTTTCAAAAGTGCCATACTTGCTGCTGCTCCACTTGCTGCAAAGAATATACAATAGAATAATTGATTTATTGCTTTATAATCAAAATCCAACTGAACTATTCCCATTTTAAAAAGTAACAATGATATTACTGCAAATACAGTTCCACCAACAACAGAAGCTGGTAAACAATATTTTTTCAAAATTGGAAATATTTTTCTCAAAAAATCTCCAAAATATATTGCTAAGACTGCTAACATCAATGTTGTAAACATATCAAATTTTAATACTTTTAATTCTTCCATATTTCTCCATTTCTAATTTTTAATATAAATATTTAAGTTAGAATTCCATTATTATTTACTATCTATCCATTGATAATTATTATCAATGGATAGACTAAATAAATTATTTATATTTATTTTTTTGTATAAGTTTCAAATTCTCTTATAGCTCTTGGTAAAATCATTTGATGGAATGCACAAATTGATTTTGGATTTTGATATACTGCATTAGCAAATGCTTGTATATATCCTCTTAAATCATATAAAGGTACTATTTCATCAACCATACCTGTTTTAGCACAGTATGCTGGTCTTGATTTAGCTGTGTATTCATTTATCAATTGATTCATTTTATCTATTGTAGGTTGTAAATCTTTTCCAGCTTTATAATCTTTTGCAAGTCTTCTTGAATACATTGCAGAAGCCGCTGTTTCTCCATTCATTACGTATACTTCTGTTGCTGCTGTTCCTAATGAAAAAGCATTAGTATTATTACCTTGTGGTCCACCTAATACATAGTGAGCTGCTGCTGAACCTTTTCTTAAAGTAATTTCTATTTGAGGTACATGTGAATTTTCTATTGAATAGATTAAAGATTGTCCTAATCCTAATAATTCAGCTTCTTCAGCAGGGTTTCCTACATCTATACCACTTGTATCTTGCAACCAAACTATTGGTAATCTATCTCTTGAACAAAGAGTTACAAATTCACTCATTTTAATAAGTCCTTGACGATATAGTTTACCACCAATACCTACTGACTTTTCTCTATATTCAGGATAATTCATTAATAGTCCTTGTGCATTTGCAACAACTCCTACTAATAATCCATCAACTTTTGCAATTCCTGTTACAACTTCTGGTCCATATCCTTTTTTATATTCAGAAAATTCGCTGTTATCAAACAAACGACCAATTACATCATAAATATTGTAAGTTTTCTTTTGATTCATTGGAATTATTGAATATAAATCATTAGGGTCAAATAGAGGTTCAGTTGGTTCATCAACTCTAAAAAATTCTAAGTCATAAGATGGTAAATAATCCATATATTTCTTTATTCCATCTATAACTCCTATTTCATCATCATAAACTTCTCTGAAAAATCCAGTTTTATCATAGTGAACATGGATAGTTCCTGGAACTTCAACTTTTTTAGCAGCTATTGTAGCTTCTGCTATTTGAACAGCTCCTTCCATATCAATATATCCCTTAGGATTCATTCCTCCAACTATTCCTGCTCCTCCAACTGCCATATTAGCATCTTTATGAGCTATTAATATTGTAGGACTGATACTATGATATCCTCCACCTGCTGGGTTAGTTCCATAAATTCCTACTATTACTGGGATACCTAATTGTTGTAATTCTGCATTACGGAAGAATGGAGTTCCTCCACCTCTTCTATTAGCATAAACTTTTTCTTGTTCATCAAGTTTAACACCACTACAATTTAATACATAAACTAATGGAATTCCCAAGCATTTAGCTGTATCTGATGCTCTTAATAAGTTATCTGCTTGACCTGGAACCCAAGCTCCAACTATTTTTTTATTGTCAGAAGCAACAACTACTGCCCATTTTCCACCAATTCTTCCTAATCCTTTTACTATACCAGTTCCTGTTTCAAAATCTTCTGGATTATATAGACTATTTAAAGGATACCAAGTTCCTTCATCTACTAATTCTGCTACTCTTTCTAATGCAGTCATTTGACCTTTATCATGAATTTTTTCATCAGGAGTTCCTGAATCTTGCATTGCTTGAATACTTTGAGCAATAGCATCTTCAATTTCTCTTACTGCATTTTCATTAGCTTCATCAATATTAACTAATGAATTTCCTACTTGTGGCATATTTTGAAAATATTTAGGCATTGAATAATTCATTTATCTTCTCCTCTCTTATTCTTCCACTGGAACTTTTATAAATGCTTGTCCTGGATCTATATCTTCTCTTATCATTTTTATAATTTCTTCACTTGGAGCTTCTAATTGTACTGCTCTTGAAGTGTCAATTTCAAATCCAGTGTTTTCAATTATATCTTCTATTGTAACTCCTGGATAATATCCAGCTAGATACATTCTCTTAGTTTTTTCATCAAATCTTAAAACACCTTTATCTGTAACAACAGCAAGTGGTCCTCTATTTCCAGGAAGTCCTAATTTTTCTCTTCCTCCTGGTCCTCCTGCCCAACCAACACTTGTTACATAATCAATTTTATCTATGAATCTTCTTTTTTCATGTTGCATCATGATTACAGTATTTGAATAAGTGGCTATACCATTAGCTCCTCCACTACCTGTAAATCTTGTTTTTGGTCTTATATAATCATCACCAATGATAGTTGAGTTTAAATCTCCATAAGGATTAATTTGAGCTCCTCCTATAAAAGCTATCATTCTATCATTACCATTTAAGTATTCATTAGTTTCAAAACCTATAAATCTTACATTTGGCCATTGAACAGCACAGTGTCCCATAAGTCTTAAATCTCCAACACTTCTTGGAACTTCTATTGGACTACAATCCATAAGTCCACTTTCAACTATTAGTTTACAATTAGGTGCAAATTTATTTTTAGCAACAGTTGCTCCTATTAAAGGCAATCCTGTTCCTACAATAACTATTTGTCCATCTTTTATTTCCTTAGCAATGGTAATAGCTTGCATTTCTTTATTTGTATAGTTTTTATAATTTTTTACCATTATTATTCACCATCCTTAACTAATTTTGCAGCATATTGGAATCCTGGAACTACTCTTAATTTACATAATCTTGATGCACCTAATTTATTTAGATATCCTTCATGATCCTTAACATCTATAACCCATTCTTGTATGAATTTTTCAAAGTCTTCATCTGTTTTAGTTACTTTATCATACATTTTATAGAAATCAGCATCATAGTCATAATAATTATATAATTGAGAAGGATGTGTTCCATAAGGAACATGAACCACTGCATCTACACAAAATTGTGGTATTGAGTTTTTAGCTGGATCTCTTCTAATTTCTTCTTCACTAACAATTTCTTCTGCTAAAACTATAACTTTTTTTGCAGCTATTGCAACATCTATATCATGGAATTCGTCTCCTTCTATTGAACAAGTTCCATTAATAGATGCTTTTTGAACAGAAATTATAGCTGTATCCAATCTTGGAACTGGAACTGCTATTACATCTTCTCCTTCTTTAAAAGGATTTGAAATTCTTTCTAATTTTTTGTCAGGCAATTTAGGAATTGTCTTTCTGATTTCTGCACTTATTCCCCATTTGTATTCTAAGTCACTACCTTCCATTAATTTTACTGGCAAATATGGTAAACCTAATGAAGAAGCATGTAACATTAACATAATAACATCTTGAGAATAATCTTCTAATAATAAATTATGCTTCTTTTCTACTGCATCTCTGAATCTTCTACAAACATTAGTATATCCTGAGTTAGCTATATAACAGTTAATAAATGCTTTAATTCTTCCACATCCTATTAACATATCCCAATCTCCACCAGCTGGACCAGAATATCCTATAAAATCTGTTTGTCCTTGTCTAATAATTTCATAAACAGCCGCATAAGGCTTTCTGTTTGTTGTGAATCCTCCAAAACATAAGCTATCTCCAGATTCAACATACTTCGCTATTGCATCGTGTAAAGACATTACTTTGCTCACAAAAATCCCTCCTAAATTTTTTTTATAAATAGTATAAGATTGAGCCTCAACCCAACCTTATAGCTATTTTTTATGTTATTTTATTTTCTTACATTGTTCCTTTAAATACCATCATAAAGAATCCAGCTGCAACTGCTGATCCTATTACTCCTGCAACATTTGGTCCCATTGCGTGCATTAATAAGAAATTAGTTGGGTTTTCTTTTGCACCAACTGTTTGGGAAACACGTGCTGCCATAGGAACTGCTGAAACCCCAGCTGAACCTATAAGAGGATTTATTTTTCCTCCTGTTATAAAATATAGAAGTTTTCCTAAAAGAACTCCTCCTATTGTAGAGAAGCAGAAAGCTGCAAGTCCCATTGCTATAATTTTTAATGTACTTATATCTAAGAATGTTGCTCCTTCTGCCTTAGCTCCAACACTTAATCCTAACATAATTGTTATTATATTAATCAAAGCATTTTGTGCTGTATCAGACAATCTTTGAACAACCCCAGACTCTCTAAATAAATTTCCTAACATCAATAACCCAAGTAATGGAGCAACTGATGGTAATAATAGAGATGTAAATAGTACAACTGCTATTGGAAAAACTATTTTTTCTGTCTTAGATACTTTTCTTAATTGTCCCATTTTTACTGCTCTTTCTTTTTGAGTTGTAAGAGCTCTCATAATAGGTGGTTGAATTAAAGGTATCAAAGCCATATATGAATAAGCTGCAACTGCTATTGGAGCCAATAAATGTGGTGCCAAATTATTTGCAATATATATAGATGTAGGACCATCAGCTCCACCAATTATTCCAATTGCTGCTGCTTCAGCTGGTGTGAAGCCTATTTGAGTTGCAAATATAAATGCTACATATATACCTAATTGTGCTGCTGCTCCTAATAATAAACTGATAGGATTAGCTATTAATGGAGAAAAGTCTGTCATTGCTCCAACTCCCATAAATACTAAACAAGGGAATAGATTGCTTTTCACTCCATAAGACATTATGTTTATAACTCCACCTTCATCCATCAATCCTGCCAATGGCAAATTTACCAAGAACATACCAAAAGATATAGGTAGTAATAATAATGGTTCAAATTTTTTAACTATTGCTAGGTAGAATAAAATGAATGATACAAATATCATAGCAATATTCTGCCAAGTAAGAGCTGCAAAACCTGACGCCTCTAATAGTTCTGCTAATACACTAAAAAAACTCATCTAAAATCCTCTCCTTATTTCAACACTATTAAAACTGAGTCAGTTTCTACTGCATCTCCTTTTTTAACTTTTATTTCAGCAACTTCACCATCAGCTGTTGCTGGAATATCATTTTCCATTTTCATTGCTTCTAGTATTGCAAGAGTTTGTCCAAATTTTACTTTATCTCCTACATTTACTTTAACATCTAAAATTGTTCCAGGCATTGGACTTGTTATTGTAGTTCCACCAGTAGTAGTTGCTGTTGGAGCTGCTTCAACAGGAGTTGGAGCTACCTTAGTTTCTACAACTGGTTCTGCTTTAACTGCTTCTCTTCTTTCTGCTCTTTCAACAGGTTGACGAGATAATGATTTTGCTGCTCCTCCAAC
This Fusobacterium animalis 7_1 DNA region includes the following protein-coding sequences:
- a CDS encoding sodium/glutamate symporter — translated: MEELKVLKFDMFTTLMLAVLAIYFGDFLRKIFPILKKYCLPASVVGGTVFAVISLLLFKMGIVQLDFDYKAINQLFYCIFFAASGAAASMALLKKGGKLVLIFAILAAVLATFQNGIALMIGKFMNIDPLISMMTGSIPMTGGHGNAASFAPIAVEAGAPAAMEVAIAAATFGLISGCMLGGPFGNFLVKRFKLEDSKLNEQVMDEIDVEGTGSILVDKPNLIQAVFLMCIAIGIGKLIELGLKSIQESTGWKVALPIHVCCMFAGIVIRLIYDRKEGNHDVLYESIDIVGEFSLALFVSMSIITMKLWQLSGLGLALVVLLIAQLVLIVVFCYFLTFRLLGKNYDAAVMAVGHMGFGLGAVPVSMTTMQAVCKKYRYSKLAFFVVPVIGGFISNLTNAVIITKFLEFAKSLHAVWIG
- a CDS encoding acyl-CoA carboxylase subunit beta, with translation MNYSMPKYFQNMPQVGNSLVNIDEANENAVREIEDAIAQSIQAMQDSGTPDEKIHDKGQMTALERVAELVDEGTWYPLNSLYNPEDFETGTGIVKGLGRIGGKWAVVVASDNKKIVGAWVPGQADNLLRASDTAKCLGIPLVYVLNCSGVKLDEQEKVYANRRGGGTPFFRNAELQQLGIPVIVGIYGTNPAGGGYHSISPTILIAHKDANMAVGGAGIVGGMNPKGYIDMEGAVQIAEATIAAKKVEVPGTIHVHYDKTGFFREVYDDEIGVIDGIKKYMDYLPSYDLEFFRVDEPTEPLFDPNDLYSIIPMNQKKTYNIYDVIGRLFDNSEFSEYKKGYGPEVVTGIAKVDGLLVGVVANAQGLLMNYPEYREKSVGIGGKLYRQGLIKMSEFVTLCSRDRLPIVWLQDTSGIDVGNPAEEAELLGLGQSLIYSIENSHVPQIEITLRKGSAAAHYVLGGPQGNNTNAFSLGTAATEVYVMNGETAASAMYSRRLAKDYKAGKDLQPTIDKMNQLINEYTAKSRPAYCAKTGMVDEIVPLYDLRGYIQAFANAVYQNPKSICAFHQMILPRAIREFETYTKK
- the gctB gene encoding glutaconate CoA-transferase subunit B, with protein sequence MVKNYKNYTNKEMQAITIAKEIKDGQIVIVGTGLPLIGATVAKNKFAPNCKLIVESGLMDCSPIEVPRSVGDLRLMGHCAVQWPNVRFIGFETNEYLNGNDRMIAFIGGAQINPYGDLNSTIIGDDYIRPKTRFTGSGGANGIATYSNTVIMMQHEKRRFIDKIDYVTSVGWAGGPGGREKLGLPGNRGPLAVVTDKGVLRFDEKTKRMYLAGYYPGVTIEDIIENTGFEIDTSRAVQLEAPSEEIIKMIREDIDPGQAFIKVPVEE
- the gctA gene encoding glutaconate CoA-transferase subunit A, with the translated sequence MSKVMSLHDAIAKYVESGDSLCFGGFTTNRKPYAAVYEIIRQGQTDFIGYSGPAGGDWDMLIGCGRIKAFINCYIANSGYTNVCRRFRDAVEKKHNLLLEDYSQDVIMLMLHASSLGLPYLPVKLMEGSDLEYKWGISAEIRKTIPKLPDKKLERISNPFKEGEDVIAVPVPRLDTAIISVQKASINGTCSIEGDEFHDIDVAIAAKKVIVLAEEIVSEEEIRRDPAKNSIPQFCVDAVVHVPYGTHPSQLYNYYDYDADFYKMYDKVTKTDEDFEKFIQEWVIDVKDHEGYLNKLGASRLCKLRVVPGFQYAAKLVKDGE
- a CDS encoding sodium ion-translocating decarboxylase subunit beta produces the protein MSFFSVLAELLEASGFAALTWQNIAMIFVSFILFYLAIVKKFEPLLLLPISFGMFLVNLPLAGLMDEGGVINIMSYGVKSNLFPCLVFMGVGAMTDFSPLIANPISLLLGAAAQLGIYVAFIFATQIGFTPAEAAAIGIIGGADGPTSIYIANNLAPHLLAPIAVAAYSYMALIPLIQPPIMRALTTQKERAVKMGQLRKVSKTEKIVFPIAVVLFTSLLLPSVAPLLGLLMLGNLFRESGVVQRLSDTAQNALINIITIMLGLSVGAKAEGATFLDISTLKIIAMGLAAFCFSTIGGVLLGKLLYFITGGKINPLIGSAGVSAVPMAARVSQTVGAKENPTNFLLMHAMGPNVAGVIGSAVAAGFFMMVFKGTM
- a CDS encoding biotin/lipoyl-containing protein, giving the protein MKYVVTVNGKKFEVEVEKVGGAAKSLSRQPVERAERREAVKAEPVVETKVAPTPVEAAPTATTTGGTTITSPMPGTILDVKVNVGDKVKFGQTLAILEAMKMENDIPATADGEVAEIKVKKGDAVETDSVLIVLK